In the genome of Nonomuraea sp. NBC_00507, the window GGGTGCCGGCGGAGGTCTTCCATGCGCCTCCCGTTACGCCGGCTGAGCGGCGCGAGGGGATGAGGAGGCCGTGGGCGCCGAAGGCGGTGGCGGAGCGGGCGATGGCGCCCAGGTTGCGGGGGTCGGTGACGGAGTCCAGGGCGACGATCAAGGGGGTCTCGGCTGCGTCTTGCGCGAGCTCCACCAACTCCGACGGGTGCGCGTAGTCGTAGGCCGGAATTTGAAGGGCGATTCCCTGGTGTACGCCACCCTCCGTCAGGCGGTCGAGCTTTTCGCGGGTGGTCTCGAGCAGGGCGATGCCGCGTTCTGTCGCGATCTTGATGGAGTCGCGTACGCGGTCGTCGCCCTCGATGCGCTGGGCGACGTAGAGGGCGTTGGAGGGCACCCCCGCCTGCAGGGCCTCGAGCACGGGGTTGCGGCCGCCGATGTATTCAGGAGCGTCTTCCGAGCGGCGCTGCCTCGTCGGAGCCGCGCGGCGTGCGCCGCCCTGCTCCTCGCGGGCGATGCGCTCGGCGCGGGCCTTGTCCTTGTACCAATGGCGCATTTCGGCAGGCGGGGTCGCACCCTTGCCCTGGAGCCCACGGCGCCCCTGCCCTCCGGTGCCTTTGGACGGGCCCTTTTTCTTTGCGGGCCTGCCCGAAGCCCTACCCCCTGCTGCCATGCAATCAAGGGTACTCGGGCCACCGGGCACCTCATCCCACGCGAGCCGGTCCATATCCCACGCGAGCCGGTCCATATCCCACGCGAGCCGGTCCATACCCCACGCCGACCGGTCCGTGCACCGTCCCGATCAGCCGGGACTCCGCCACCCGGAACACCGCCACCTGGAACACCGCCATCCGGAACTCGGCCGCGGCGAGGTGAATCCTTCCAGGGCTGGAGTTCCTCTCATACTCGTCCCGGCAATCCCGCCGGCGACAACGGACATGGAGGTTGGTTGTCGTGGTCGTAGGTATCGCCGTCGCCGTCGCTGCCGTGCTCATCGGCACGTGTAGTGTCGTCGTGCTCCGCCGGAGGAGGCGTGATCGTGGCTGAGACGACGTGGTCGGACGAGCGGCTGGTCGCCGCCGCGCGCAGAGGAGACGTCGAGTCGATCGAAGCGCTGGTGGCGGGCGCGCACCCGCACGTGCAGCGGTTCGCGCGATCGTTGTGCGCCACGCCCGAGGACGCCGAGGACGCCGCGCAGGAGGCGCTGATCGTCCTGTATCGCAAGATCGGAACCTTGCGGGCTTCTGGAGCGCTTGTTTCGTGGATGTTCAGGATCATTCGCAATGAATGCATTCGGCGGGCCCGGCTCATGATGCGCCCCCCTAAGCCGCCGTTCACCGAAGCCACCGCAGTGCCGTCGGCTGAGGACGAGGTGTTCGAGCGGCTGGAGGCCGCGCGGGTGGCGGCGGCGATCGCTGCGCTGCCCGCCGACCAGCGGCAGGTGCTGATCATGCGGGATGTGCAAGGGCTCAGCGGGCGGATGGTCGCCGAGCGGCTGGGGCTCAGCATCGCGGCGATGAAGTCGCGGTTGCATCGTGCCCGTGCGGCGGTGCAGCGCACGTTGTCCGATCCGGCTCCGGGGGATCTCGATGCCGCCTTCTGATCTCGCTGTCGACGGGTCCGGCGGCTCCTGGAGGTCTCGATGACTGACGGCCGGAGCTTCGCGAGTTCGTCGCTGCCCCGGCATCTGGTGCGCGGTGCGGTCGGCTTCGGGGCGTTGATCGGCTCGGTGGCGCTCATCCCAGTGGTCGGGCCGGTCGGCCTGCTGCTCGCCCCCTTGGGGGTGCTCGCCTTTCGTGGGTGCCCGACCTGCTGGGCGATCGGGCTGGCACAGACGATCTCACGGGGGCGAATACAGCGGTCGTGCTCGGACGGCGGATGCGAGGTGAAAGTGGCCGAACGTCGCCGGCGGAGGGTCTGAAGGTCATCTGGCACGTCGGCCGAGCACCCCTGGCACGCGGCACGCGGCACCGGTGGGGACGAATTGACCTCAAGTCTGCTTGGGGTCCTAGCGTGGAGTCATCCCGGTCCCGCCCACCATCGGAAGGGATGACGATGCGGATCACCACCAGCCTGCCTGAGACCGATTCCGGCCTCCCCGCCATCGCGATGGCTCGCCACCTGGAAACCCTCGGGTACGACGCCGTCGGGATGCCGGATCTGCTCATCGGCGACGGCACGCCAGGATTCGACCCCGCCCTCGTCCTGGCTGCCGTCGCGGCCGCGACCAGCCGGATCAAGCTGGAATTCGGGGTGCTCACCCTGCCGCTCCGCCCCACGGCCTGGGTCGCGGCGCAGATCCAGACACTCCAGCATCTGTCCGGTGGCCGTGTCGTGCTCGGCGTCGGCATCGGCGGCTTCCCCGGCTCGCCGTTCTGGCGCGCGGCCGGCGGGGCGCCACGAGGAGAGCGCGGCCGCCGTACCGATGCCGCGCTGGAGCTCCTGCCGCGCCTCATTCGGGGCGAACCGGCCGAGGTGCTGGCAGGCGAGAAGGTCGTCCTGGCCCCGGCCGCCCCGGTCCCACCCATCCTGGTCGGCGGGAACTCCGAGGCCGCGATGCGCCGCGCCGTGCTGTACGGGGACGGCTGGGCGCCCTCACTCATCGACCCGCGGACCTTGGCGGGGAAGGCGGCGCGGTTGCGGGAAATCGCCGAGGAGCTCGAGCGGCCGGTCCCCTCGATCTCCGTGGGCGGTCACGCCTTCCTCGCGAACGACTCCGCGGCCGCCGTGGAGTCCTTCGTCCGCTCCCTGGTCGACGTGCACCGGATGTCGCCCGATGAGGCGGCGAGCGTCCCGGTGACCGGCGCTCCCGCGCAGGTGGCCGAGCGCCTGGCCGCGTACGCCGACGCTGGAGCCGACGCGGTCGGGCTCGGCCTCGACGGTGGCGATTGGCCCCGGCAGGCCGAACTGCTCGCCGAGGCCAGAGCCCTGGCAGCGCAGGGTGAGAGCGCGGGTTAGCGGGACAGCTCCCAGCGGGCCCCGTGCGGTGTGTCCTCCACCGTGATGCCCGCCGCCGCCAACTGGTCCCTGATCGCGTCCGCCGCCTCGTAGTCCTTGCGCGCGCGGGCCGCCTTCCGCTGCTCCAGCGCCACCGCCACCAGCGCGTCCACCACCGGCGCCAGGTCCGACCCGGCTCCACGCCACTGCGGCGAGCGCGGGTCGAGGCCGAGGACGTCCAGCATGTTCTGTGTCTCGGCCAGCAGCCGGGCCACGGCCTCCTTGTCGCCCCGCGACAGCGCCACGTTGCCCTCGCGCACCACCTCGTGCACGACCGCGAGCGCCTGGGGCGTGCCCAGGTCGTCGTTGAGCGCGTCCACGAACGCCTGCGGCAACGGCGCGTGCGCGTCCACGTCGTGGATCACCTCGGCGGCACGGGTCACGAAACCCTCGATGCGCTGGTATGCGGCCGCGGCCTCCAGCAGCGCCTCCTCCGAGTAATCGATCGAGGAGCGATAATGCGGCGCCGCCAGGTAGTAGCGAAGCTCCACGGGGCGCACTTTCTGCACCATCTCGGGAATCAGCAGCGAATTGCCGAGCGACTTGCTCATCTTCTCGGCGCCGATCTTGAGCATGCCGTTGTGCATCCAGTAGCGCGCGAACCCGTCGCCGGCCGCTTGGGACTGGGCGATCTCGTTTTCGTGGTGCGGGAAGATCAGGTCGATCCCGCCCCCGTGGATGTCGAATGTCGGCCCGAGGTATTTCGTCGCCATGGCCGAGCACTCCAGGTGCCAGCCAGGGCGCCCGGGACCCCAGGGGGTCGGCCAGGTCGGCTCGCCCGGCTTCTCGCCCTTCCACAGGGCGAAGTCGCGCGGGTCGCGCTTGCACGACTCGTCGTCGGTGTCGGCCGCGGCCCGCATGTTGTCCAGTTTCTGGTTGGAGAGCGAGCCGTAGCGGTCGGCGTAGGACTGCACGCCGAAGTAGACGTCACCGCCTGAGGCGTAGGCGTGGCCGCGGTCGATGAGCCGCTGCATCAGCGTGATCATCTCGGGCACGTGTCCCGTGGCGCGCGGCTCGACGGTCGGCGGCAGGCAGCCCAGCGTGTCGTACGCCCACGTGAAGGCCCGCTGGTTGCGCTCGGCCACCACGAACCAGGGCACGCTCTCCTGGGCCGCCACTCTGATGATCTTGTCGTCGATGTCCGTGACGTTCCGGCAGAACGTCACGTCATAGCCGGAACGCGTCATCCAGCGCCGGAGCACGTCGAAATTCACACCTGAGCGGATGTGCCCGATGTGCGGAGGAGCCTGCACGGTCGCACCACACAGGTAAATCGACGCCCGGCCGGCTTCGACCGGAACGAATTCACGGATGGCGCGCGTGCTGGTGTCGTAGATGTGCAGGCTCACGAAGGAAAGGCTAACGCCTCCTCGGCGTTATCACGTCGATAAATCAGCCCCGCACCGTGACCCTGTCCGGCCGGATCCGGACAATCAACCGCTCCGTGCCCGGCTTGTCCTCCCATGACAGTCCCCGGTACTTCTGCGAGAGCTCCTCGATGAGGGCACCCTCGGGGTCGGGAGTCATGGCCACCGGACCGCGCACCTCCACATACCTGTACGGGTCGTCCGGGTCGATGACCAGCAGGCTCGCCCGCGGATCGCGCTCGAAGTTACGCGGCTTCCTGCGTCCCTTGACGGTCGAGAAGATCACGTCGTCCCCGTCCGTCCGCACCCACACGACCGTCGACTGCGGCCCCCCGTCGGGGTTGATGCTCGTCACGGTCGCGTAGTTCGGAGCGTCCAGGAGTTTGCGTGCTTCTTCGGGCA includes:
- the rlmB gene encoding 23S rRNA (guanosine(2251)-2'-O)-methyltransferase RlmB, with amino-acid sequence MAAGGRASGRPAKKKGPSKGTGGQGRRGLQGKGATPPAEMRHWYKDKARAERIAREEQGGARRAAPTRQRRSEDAPEYIGGRNPVLEALQAGVPSNALYVAQRIEGDDRVRDSIKIATERGIALLETTREKLDRLTEGGVHQGIALQIPAYDYAHPSELVELAQDAAETPLIVALDSVTDPRNLGAIARSATAFGAHGLLIPSRRSAGVTGGAWKTSAGTLANLRVARAANLTAALREYRDAGLFVIGLDGAGETDIGDVQLLTEPAVIIVGSEGKGLSRLVREQCDVLARIPMRAAAESLNAGVAAGVALYEVARHRRL
- a CDS encoding RNA polymerase sigma factor, with translation MAETTWSDERLVAAARRGDVESIEALVAGAHPHVQRFARSLCATPEDAEDAAQEALIVLYRKIGTLRASGALVSWMFRIIRNECIRRARLMMRPPKPPFTEATAVPSAEDEVFERLEAARVAAAIAALPADQRQVLIMRDVQGLSGRMVAERLGLSIAAMKSRLHRARAAVQRTLSDPAPGDLDAAF
- a CDS encoding LLM class flavin-dependent oxidoreductase, which gives rise to MTMRITTSLPETDSGLPAIAMARHLETLGYDAVGMPDLLIGDGTPGFDPALVLAAVAAATSRIKLEFGVLTLPLRPTAWVAAQIQTLQHLSGGRVVLGVGIGGFPGSPFWRAAGGAPRGERGRRTDAALELLPRLIRGEPAEVLAGEKVVLAPAAPVPPILVGGNSEAAMRRAVLYGDGWAPSLIDPRTLAGKAARLREIAEELERPVPSISVGGHAFLANDSAAAVESFVRSLVDVHRMSPDEAASVPVTGAPAQVAERLAAYADAGADAVGLGLDGGDWPRQAELLAEARALAAQGESAG
- the cysS gene encoding cysteine--tRNA ligase; translated protein: MSLHIYDTSTRAIREFVPVEAGRASIYLCGATVQAPPHIGHIRSGVNFDVLRRWMTRSGYDVTFCRNVTDIDDKIIRVAAQESVPWFVVAERNQRAFTWAYDTLGCLPPTVEPRATGHVPEMITLMQRLIDRGHAYASGGDVYFGVQSYADRYGSLSNQKLDNMRAAADTDDESCKRDPRDFALWKGEKPGEPTWPTPWGPGRPGWHLECSAMATKYLGPTFDIHGGGIDLIFPHHENEIAQSQAAGDGFARYWMHNGMLKIGAEKMSKSLGNSLLIPEMVQKVRPVELRYYLAAPHYRSSIDYSEEALLEAAAAYQRIEGFVTRAAEVIHDVDAHAPLPQAFVDALNDDLGTPQALAVVHEVVREGNVALSRGDKEAVARLLAETQNMLDVLGLDPRSPQWRGAGSDLAPVVDALVAVALEQRKAARARKDYEAADAIRDQLAAAGITVEDTPHGARWELSR
- a CDS encoding PPOX class F420-dependent oxidoreductase, encoding MAPLPEEARKLLDAPNYATVTSINPDGGPQSTVVWVRTDGDDVIFSTVKGRRKPRNFERDPRASLLVIDPDDPYRYVEVRGPVAMTPDPEGALIEELSQKYRGLSWEDKPGTERLIVRIRPDRVTVRG